Part of the Imperialibacter roseus genome, CTGGGAGCTGTCCGTTGACTGGACACCCTTTGGGCGGTTTACCTCCTACTCTGTCACTTTGAGAGCCAAGTCGGCGCTTCTGCAAGACCTGAAGCTTAGCAAACAAAGGAGCTTTTTTGATTCGTTTTAGGCAGCTGAATCGGCTGTTTTTACTATGAACCAAATAAAGGGTCGGCAACTTCCACAAAGTTCATAGCCAGCAAGCCTAAAACACCGATTACCAATAGATAGTAGATGGTTGGGATGATGGTTTTTCGTAAAATCAGCCCCTCCTGCCCTAGAAAGCCGACGGTGGCAGATGCAGCCACAATATTGTGTATCGCTATCATATTCCCCGCCGCTGCTCCCACAGCCTGAAGTGCCACCATAAGCGTGCCTGGCATCAACAGCCGCTCAGCCACTCCAAACTGGAAGAAACTGAACATGAGGTTACTGACGGTATTACTGCCGGCAATGAAGGCCCCCAGTGCGCCAATGGAAGGGGCAAATAAAGGGTAAATACTTCCGACATTGGAGGCCACCCACTCGGCCATGACTATAGGCATTCCGGGGATGTTTCCAGGATTAACCCCTGAATTGATATAAATTCTCACCATAGGCACGGTGAAAATCAAGACAAAGCCTGCGCCCAAAATCATTTTACTACTGTCGGAAAAAGCCTGCCTGACTTTCCCCATCTCCATTTTATGCAACAAAACGGTTAAAAATCCAGCCAAAAGAAGAATGGTACCCGGCAAGTAAAAGGGCGTGCTGCTGGCTGAAATATCTGTACCCAGAATTTGGTTGTAGCTCACGGCGATGCTGGTAAGCATGCCTTTAAAAGGCAGCTGCGGAAGGCGGCTGAGTACCAGAAGCGCCGCCACCAACAAATAGGGAGCCCAGGCAACAGCCAGCGAAAATGGAGCCTTTTCCAGTTTGTTGTCTGGCTGCACTTCGAGGCTTCCAAGCCATAGTTTAGGCCAGCTCTCCCTGGGCGGGAAGTCCCAGCCGGTCTTCGGTACCAGAAATCCTTTTTTAGCAGCTGCCACTACAATGACAAGGCCAACGAGGGATCCAAATAGGGAAGGAAACTCCGGCCCCAGCACAAAGCCAGTGATCACATAAGGAATAGTGAACGCCAGCCCGCCGAGGATAGCGAATGGAATCATGGCAAAGCCTTCCCGCCAGCTTTTGTTGGCGCCAAAAAAACGGGTCATCATGCAAATCATAAACAGGGGCATAAAAACCCCGGCAATGGCGTGCAACACCACCACTTGACTGGTCACTATGTGCAGGTAGTCGAGGAAACTAATATTGGCGGCGGATAGTTGGCCTTCAAAGTCAATACCCTGCAGGCCTCCTCTTAATCCCACCAGCACGGGTGTGCCCACAGCGCCAAAGGTAACAGCAGTGCTTTGCACCATCATGCCGAGCATGACGGCCGCCATGGATGGGAATCCCATGGCCACCAGCAGCGGCGCCACAATGGCGGCAGGCGTGCCAAAGCCGGCAGCTCCTTCAATGAACGATCCAAACAGCCAAACGATGATCACCACTTGTACACGCCTGTCGGTGCTGATGTCAGAAAAGCCACGCCGGATGACTGTGATAGCTCCGGAGTAGTTCAATAATGTGAGCATCAGGATGGCACCAAAGATGATATATAAGATATCGAAGGTGATGAACAGTCCTTGAATAGTAGACGCCAGAATATTAGCCAGTGGGAAATCCCAGGCCAGAAAAGCCACGATGGCGGTAAGCAAAAAGCCTATCGGCATCGAAATTCGGGCTGAAAGCCGGAACCCAGCCAACATAATAGCAACGACCAGGATTGGGAAAAGCGCAAGAAATGAAAGTAGTGAAAAAGACATAGGTATGGTGTTTATAACGTCGCCCCAGTGGGCTTACCGAAAAGGCACAAGCATGCTTTGAATGCTCAATTCAAGTGCCTGATTTGAAGATAAATCAATTCAAAATGTTTAACCAGCCGCTCACAACAAATGGTAGGCATCAAGGGTGAGAAAGTCTTTAAAGTCCTCCTCTCGCACAAGTTTGTCGAACAACTCGGCGGCGATTTGCAGTTTGCCGGAGGCTACCCTTTCTTCACCCAGAAATAGCGCCGCATTGGCTTTTTCGGCTTCAAACAGCGTTTCATACAATTCGATATCGACAGCCCTTCCGTCGTCGAGCAACACACCCTCGCTGTGCAGCCATTGCCAAACCTGCGCTCTTGATATTTCGGCTGTAGCAGCGTCTTCCATCAGGTTGTACAGAGCAGCGGCGCCTGTGCCCTGAAGCCATGATTCAATGTAAAGAATGCCCACATTTATGTTTAAGCGCAAGCCATTTTCTGTAATTTTTCCATCCTCAATATTCAGGTTCAAAAGATCGTCTCTACCGACAGTTACATCGGCTCGCATCACATTCTTCTGGTGTGGCTTCGTTTTTAAAACCGCATCAAACTCCTCCATTGCCGCAGGCACCAGAAATGGATGCGCCACCCAGGTACCGTCGTAGCCCTGGCTGGCTTCATTCTTCTTGTCCTGATGCACCTTTTGGAACGCAAGGTTATTTGCTTCCTCATCCTTTGACGGAATAAAAGCAGACATCCCTCCGATGGCATGGGCACCCCGTTTGTGGCATGTTTTCACCAAAAGTTCGGCATAGGATTTCATAAAATGGACACCCATGGTGATCTGAGCACGGTCGGGTAAAATAAATGCCTTGTGATGTCTTAGTTTTTTGATTGTGCTGAAAATGTAGTCCCATCGACCTGCATTCATGCCAGCAATATGATCCTTCAGTTCATACAGGATTTCCTCCATTTCGAAGCTGGCCAAAATCGTTTCCACCAGCACGGTGACCTTTATGGTCGCCTGAGGAATACCCAACAACTGCTGTGCCTTCACGAAAACATCGTTCCACAAACGTGCCTCAAGGTGACCTTCCAGTTTGGGCAGGTAATAATAGGGGCCGGAACCGTTTTCAAGCAGCGCATGGACATTGTGAAAAAAGTAGAGACCAAAGTCGAACAGTGATGCAGACAAAGGCTCGCCGTCTACCTCAACATGCTTCTCGGTCAGGTGCCAGCCTCTGGGCCTGACTACAAGAGTAGCAACATCCTCCTTCAGTGCATAAAGTTTACCATTAGGGGCTGTAAAGTCTATTTCCCTCAAGTTGGCGTCTTTCAGATTGACC contains:
- a CDS encoding L-lactate permease encodes the protein MSFSLLSFLALFPILVVAIMLAGFRLSARISMPIGFLLTAIVAFLAWDFPLANILASTIQGLFITFDILYIIFGAILMLTLLNYSGAITVIRRGFSDISTDRRVQVVIIVWLFGSFIEGAAGFGTPAAIVAPLLVAMGFPSMAAVMLGMMVQSTAVTFGAVGTPVLVGLRGGLQGIDFEGQLSAANISFLDYLHIVTSQVVVLHAIAGVFMPLFMICMMTRFFGANKSWREGFAMIPFAILGGLAFTIPYVITGFVLGPEFPSLFGSLVGLVIVVAAAKKGFLVPKTGWDFPPRESWPKLWLGSLEVQPDNKLEKAPFSLAVAWAPYLLVAALLVLSRLPQLPFKGMLTSIAVSYNQILGTDISASSTPFYLPGTILLLAGFLTVLLHKMEMGKVRQAFSDSSKMILGAGFVLIFTVPMVRIYINSGVNPGNIPGMPIVMAEWVASNVGSIYPLFAPSIGALGAFIAGSNTVSNLMFSFFQFGVAERLLMPGTLMVALQAVGAAAGNMIAIHNIVAASATVGFLGQEGLILRKTIIPTIYYLLVIGVLGLLAMNFVEVADPLFGS
- the aceB gene encoding malate synthase A, whose amino-acid sequence is MKTSKIDIPGVKINGAVSKGYEAILTPEAIEFVVALHRSFNKRRTQLLQAREVRQKAIDAGELPDFLGSTKKIRDGNWQVAPIPADLQDRRTEITGPVDRKMVINALNSGARVFMADFEDANSPTWENCIDGQVNLKDANLREIDFTAPNGKLYALKEDVATLVVRPRGWHLTEKHVEVDGEPLSASLFDFGLYFFHNVHALLENGSGPYYYLPKLEGHLEARLWNDVFVKAQQLLGIPQATIKVTVLVETILASFEMEEILYELKDHIAGMNAGRWDYIFSTIKKLRHHKAFILPDRAQITMGVHFMKSYAELLVKTCHKRGAHAIGGMSAFIPSKDEEANNLAFQKVHQDKKNEASQGYDGTWVAHPFLVPAAMEEFDAVLKTKPHQKNVMRADVTVGRDDLLNLNIEDGKITENGLRLNINVGILYIESWLQGTGAAALYNLMEDAATAEISRAQVWQWLHSEGVLLDDGRAVDIELYETLFEAEKANAALFLGEERVASGKLQIAAELFDKLVREEDFKDFLTLDAYHLL